A stretch of the Nicotiana tabacum cultivar K326 chromosome 6, ASM71507v2, whole genome shotgun sequence genome encodes the following:
- the LOC142181960 gene encoding uncharacterized protein LOC142181960, with translation MHDFIMAEDSELWDEICDGPFVPMKTISVGTVTIPKTRKEYTDADRKSIEKNFRVKQSKIDMLNTEYKLFEMKEDEYIQDMHTRFTSIINELHSLGEVIPRNKLV, from the exons atgcatgatttcatTATGGCTGAGGACTCAGAGCTGTGGGATGAAATCTGTGATGGACCTTTTGTTCCCATGAAAACTATTAGTGTGGGAACAGTTACAATcccaaaaacaagaaaagagtacACCGATGCTGATAGAAAGTCTATTGAGAAGAATTTTAGG GTTAAGCAGTCCAAAATTGATATGCTTAATACTGAGTATAAGCTTTTTGAGATGAAGGAGGATGAGTAtattcaagatatgcacacaCGTTTCACCTCCATTATCAATGAGCTTCACTCCCTTGGTGAAGTCATCCCAAGAAACAAGCTGGTCTAG